From the genome of Gemmatimonadota bacterium, one region includes:
- a CDS encoding MFS transporter: protein MTAWHLKYVGRRWTLVGLVLAMFLSAIEATVVATALPTIVHDLGGDARYGWVNIAYLLASTVAIPLYGKLADRHGRAPLLYIGLLLFALGSLVSGFAPTFDLLVLGRVIQGAGAGAIQPVTMTIVGDLWEVHERGKVQGIIGAVWGTSGAIGPLLGSLLATTVGWRWIFWINIPFALAAIGIVALAYREPARVRSTVPLDRLGVLCTAVGAFALLLAIEQVATLPMAILSMAAFGALVFVEQRAADPVIPVNILRSPRLGTGIALLGLLGAMMMVVLTWLPLRLIAGGGSIAASAALSPLLLGWPIAASRSPALMMKQGRRATIRLGALLLAIGALALAGFVSSNATIWVLAAIMFVMGLGFGLLSTTTVVDAQSTVAHGQRGVVTALGAFSRFLGGAIGVAALGALRGLPGPVAGHGMTWVFVGLAGVGLVTMAVAMGYAHDMHVEAG from the coding sequence ATGACTGCCTGGCATCTCAAATACGTCGGTCGCCGCTGGACCCTCGTCGGCCTCGTGCTGGCGATGTTCCTCTCGGCGATCGAGGCCACCGTCGTGGCCACCGCCCTCCCGACCATCGTCCACGATCTTGGTGGTGACGCCCGCTACGGCTGGGTCAACATCGCCTATCTGCTGGCCAGCACGGTCGCGATTCCGCTCTACGGCAAGCTCGCCGACCGGCATGGTCGCGCGCCGCTGCTCTATATCGGCCTCCTCCTCTTTGCGCTCGGCTCGCTGGTGTCGGGCTTCGCCCCGACCTTCGATCTCCTCGTCCTCGGGCGGGTGATCCAGGGTGCCGGGGCCGGCGCGATCCAGCCGGTCACGATGACGATCGTCGGCGACCTCTGGGAGGTGCACGAGCGCGGCAAGGTGCAGGGGATCATCGGCGCGGTCTGGGGCACGTCCGGCGCGATCGGTCCGCTGCTCGGCTCGTTGCTCGCGACGACGGTCGGCTGGCGCTGGATCTTCTGGATCAACATTCCGTTCGCCCTCGCGGCGATCGGCATCGTGGCGCTCGCCTATCGCGAGCCGGCGCGGGTTCGCAGCACCGTCCCGCTCGATCGCCTCGGCGTGCTCTGCACCGCGGTCGGTGCGTTTGCACTGCTGCTCGCGATCGAGCAGGTGGCCACGCTCCCGATGGCGATTCTCTCGATGGCGGCCTTCGGTGCGCTGGTGTTTGTCGAGCAGCGCGCTGCCGATCCGGTGATTCCGGTCAACATTCTGCGGTCGCCGAGGCTGGGAACGGGGATCGCGTTGCTGGGGCTGTTGGGGGCGATGATGATGGTGGTGCTCACCTGGTTGCCGCTCCGTTTGATTGCTGGCGGCGGGTCGATCGCGGCGTCGGCGGCGCTCTCGCCCTTGCTGCTCGGGTGGCCGATCGCGGCGAGCCGCTCGCCCGCGCTGATGATGAAGCAGGGCCGCCGCGCGACCATCCGGCTCGGCGCGCTGCTGCTGGCAATTGGCGCGCTCGCGCTCGCGGGCTTCGTCTCGAGCAACGCGACGATCTGGGTGCTTGCCGCGATCATGTTCGTGATGGGCCTCGGCTTCGGCCTCCTCTCGACGACGACGGTGGTGGACGCGCAGTCGACGGTGGCGCACGGCCAGCGCGGTGTCGTCACCGCACTCGGCGCCTTCTCACGCTTCCTCGGCGGCGCGATCGGCGTCGCCGCCCTCGGCGCACTGCGCGGATTGCCGGGGCCGGTCGCCGGGCACGGGATGACGTGGGTGTTCGTCGGGCTGGCCGGGGTAGGGCTGGTGACGATGGCGGTGGCGATGGGGTATGCGCATGACATGCATGTCGAAGCGGGATGA
- a CDS encoding DUF4287 domain-containing protein, with amino-acid sequence MAGSEKVQGPASYFPSIEKKYGHPVAHWFGVLQRAGDLKHMELVALLKSEHGLGHGHANALVAYHLAKR; translated from the coding sequence GTGGCCGGTTCGGAAAAGGTGCAGGGCCCAGCGTCCTACTTCCCGTCCATCGAGAAGAAGTACGGCCATCCGGTCGCCCACTGGTTCGGCGTGCTGCAGCGCGCGGGCGACCTCAAGCACATGGAGTTGGTCGCGCTGCTCAAGTCGGAGCACGGACTCGGCCACGGCCACGCGAATGCGCTGGTCGCGTATCATCTGGCGAAGCGGTAG
- a CDS encoding DNA-deoxyinosine glycosylase, with protein sequence MHCHSFPPIARPDARLLILGSMPGKVSLRDQQYYAHPQNAFWAIIADILGFDAASPYTDRVTALQDGRIALWDVLKSCTRESSLDADIDPSTIVPNDFAKFFATHPDIRRVCFNGAKAATLFARHVTPTLPSTHDLELLRLPSTSPANAGVSRAEKLRAWRVIGHVD encoded by the coding sequence ATGCACTGCCACAGCTTCCCGCCGATCGCGCGCCCTGACGCGCGCCTCCTGATCCTCGGCTCCATGCCGGGGAAGGTCTCGCTGCGCGACCAGCAATACTACGCCCATCCCCAGAACGCCTTCTGGGCGATCATCGCCGACATCCTCGGCTTCGACGCCGCGAGTCCCTACACCGATCGCGTGACCGCGCTGCAGGATGGTCGGATCGCTCTCTGGGATGTGCTCAAGTCGTGTACCCGCGAGAGCAGCCTCGACGCCGACATCGATCCGTCGACGATTGTCCCCAACGACTTTGCAAAGTTCTTCGCAACGCATCCGGACATCCGCCGCGTCTGCTTCAACGGCGCCAAGGCGGCGACGCTCTTTGCCAGGCACGTCACCCCGACACTCCCCTCGACGCACGATCTCGAATTGCTGCGGCTCCCCTCGACCAGTCCCGCCAACGCCGGCGTGTCGCGCGCGGAGAAGTTGCGGGCGTGGCGGGTGATTGGGCATGTTGACTAG
- a CDS encoding SRPBCC family protein has protein sequence MKITVETVVNAPIDEVWRAWTTPADIIQWNAASEDWHTTAATVDLRAGGAFSSRMEAKDGSMGFDFAGTYTRVEPHRLIEAAFGDRVMLVEFETENHGIVVRETFDAETTHPEEMQRAGWQAILDNFKRHVEQGR, from the coding sequence ATGAAGATCACCGTCGAAACCGTCGTGAACGCCCCCATCGATGAGGTCTGGCGCGCCTGGACGACGCCGGCCGACATCATCCAGTGGAATGCCGCGTCCGAGGACTGGCACACCACCGCGGCCACCGTCGATCTCCGCGCGGGCGGCGCGTTCTCGTCGCGAATGGAGGCGAAGGACGGCAGCATGGGGTTTGACTTCGCGGGGACGTACACCAGGGTGGAGCCGCATCGGCTGATCGAGGCGGCGTTCGGTGATCGAGTCATGCTGGTCGAGTTCGAGACGGAGAACCACGGCATCGTGGTGCGCGAGACCTTTGACGCCGAGACCACCCACCCCGAAGAGATGCAGCGGGCGGGGTGGCAGGCGATCCTCGACAACTTCAAACGGCACGTCGAACAGGGGCGGTGA
- a CDS encoding DUF3830 family protein, with amino-acid sequence MTMLTVRIGSAVFAAVLESELAPQTVEAFQARLPFAGQLVQARWSGESGWVPLGDYDLGVGEENATSHPAPGQVLWHPPGLSEAELLVPYGSTVFSSRVGQLVGNHFLTIRDPQGELAEVGRRLMWEGALPISFEVTDP; translated from the coding sequence ATGACGATGCTCACCGTCCGCATTGGTTCGGCTGTGTTTGCCGCCGTGTTGGAGAGCGAACTCGCCCCACAGACGGTCGAGGCATTCCAGGCGCGCCTCCCATTTGCGGGGCAGCTCGTGCAGGCGCGCTGGAGTGGTGAGTCGGGTTGGGTCCCGCTCGGCGATTACGATCTGGGCGTCGGTGAAGAGAACGCCACCAGTCACCCCGCACCCGGGCAGGTGCTCTGGCATCCGCCCGGGCTGAGCGAGGCGGAGCTGCTGGTGCCCTACGGGAGCACGGTTTTCTCAAGCCGCGTCGGGCAGCTCGTGGGCAATCACTTTCTGACGATTCGCGACCCACAGGGTGAGCTCGCCGAGGTTGGACGCCGACTGATGTGGGAGGGGGCGCTGCCGATCTCGTTTGAGGTGACCGACCCCTAG
- a CDS encoding MOSC domain-containing protein, with protein sequence MSGRIEALWSKRAHRGPMDPRADATLVPNKGMAGSVGRSTRRQVTILSREAWETATTELGATVDPSMRRANILVSGLDLHDTRGRTLRIGSCRLIIGGELTPCERMEEASPGLQAALTPRWRGGVFAQVEEGGEVRVGDVVQWEPGDLSSRA encoded by the coding sequence ATGTCCGGCCGCATTGAAGCCCTCTGGAGCAAGCGCGCGCATCGCGGGCCGATGGACCCGCGCGCCGACGCCACCCTGGTGCCGAACAAGGGGATGGCCGGGAGCGTCGGCCGCAGCACGCGCCGCCAGGTGACCATCCTCTCGCGCGAGGCGTGGGAGACCGCGACCACCGAGCTCGGCGCCACGGTCGACCCGTCGATGCGCCGCGCCAACATCCTCGTCTCCGGCCTCGACCTCCACGACACGCGCGGACGCACGCTCCGCATCGGCAGCTGCCGACTGATCATCGGCGGCGAGCTCACTCCCTGCGAACGGATGGAGGAGGCGTCGCCCGGTTTGCAGGCGGCGCTGACGCCGAGGTGGCGCGGTGGCGTCTTCGCGCAGGTGGAGGAGGGTGGGGAGGTGAGGGTGGGGGATGTGGTTCAATGGGAGCCCGGTGATCTGTCATCCCGAGCGTAG
- a CDS encoding DNA-binding protein: MSRTITHPNEAAFPKGVGGPVLRALANAGIRSMAELAKWAEADVAALHGVGPKGMRLLGEAWQRGHQR; this comes from the coding sequence GTGAGCCGCACCATCACCCATCCCAACGAGGCCGCCTTCCCCAAGGGCGTCGGCGGCCCGGTCTTGCGTGCGCTCGCCAACGCGGGGATCCGCTCGATGGCGGAGCTGGCGAAGTGGGCCGAAGCGGACGTTGCGGCACTGCACGGCGTGGGACCGAAGGGGATGCGGCTGTTGGGAGAGGCCTGGCAGAGGGGCCACCAGCGATGA